The Ramlibacter sp. PS4R-6 nucleotide sequence CGCCGAGGCCGCCAAGGTGGCGCGCGAGCGCACGCTGGCGTTCTTCCGCAAGCACGTGGGCTGACGATGCGCCCGCTTGCCGCCGCGGTGTTCATGCTCGCGTGCGCGGCGCACGCGGCCGACTACGCGGGGCCGCTTTTCGACGCGCACCTGCACTACAACGTCGAGGCCGCGCAAGGACCGCATCCCATCCCCGATGCGGTGGGCCGGATGCAGCGCAGCGGCGTGCGCGCCATCGTCGCGAATTCGCGCCCCAACGACGGCACGCACGCGCTGGCGGCCTCGCCGCTGGTGAAGCAGGCGGGCGTCACCGTGGTGCCCTTCGTGCGCCTGTACCGCAACCGCGCCGATTACGACAACTGGTTCCGCGACGAGTCGATCTACGCGATGGTCCAGTCGGAACTGGCGCGTGGCACGGCTGCAGGGCCCTTCCGTGGCATCGGCGAGTTCCACCTGTACGACAGCGCGAACGCCAACGGGCCGGTGGCGAGGAAGCTGATGCAGCTGGCCGAGGAGAAGAACTTGGCCGTGCTCGCGCACGTGGACGACACGGCGATCGACCTGCTCATGGCGCACACGCCGTCCAGGGGGCAGAAGGCGCGGGTCATCTGGGCGCACACCGGCATCTCGGGGCCTGCGGCAGCGCGGGTCGAGCAACTGCTCGCAAAGTACCCGCTGCTGATGGGGGAGCTTTCCTACCGCCCGGGCCTGACCTGCGACGCCGCGAAGCTGTGCGCCGACTGGCGCGCGCTGATGCTCAAGTACCCCGACCGCTTCGTGATCGGCTCGGACACCTGGGTGAACGGGCGCTGGGAAAGCTACGAGGACCTGATGCGCGGCTACCGCGCGTGGCTGGGCGAGCTGCCCCCCGAGGTCGCGCGCCGCATCGCGTGGGACAACGGCGCGCAGCTGTTCGGCGTGAAGTGAACCGCGCTCAGGAATCCTTGCGGCGTTCGCCGTAGGCTTCCTCGATCTGCTTGACGAGCGCCTCGGGGCGCGTGGCTTCCTCCAGCGCGCGGATCTGCGGGTCGTCGTCGACGCTGGCGCCCACCTTCTTGGCGATCTGCTCGAGCACCTGCAGCATCTTGGTGTTCTCCTGCTCGGCCAGCAGGTTGATCTGCAGGTCCAGCTGGTTGCGCCGCTCGGTGATCCGCAGCTCGTAGTTCTGGCTGATCAGGATGAAGGTCGACAGGAAGATCGCCTCCAGCGACACCACCAGCGTGAGGAAGGTGAAGGGATAGGGATCGAAGGCGTGGAACCAGGGCAGCGCGTTGTAGCCGATCCACGCCGCGAACAGCACGACGTGGATCCAGACGAAGGTCATGCTGCCGCAGAAGCGTGCGATCGCCGACGCGATGCGGTCGGCGGTGGTGCGGCTCGCCATCTGCGCTTCCTCCAGGCGCCGCATGGCCTCGATGTTCTCGCGCGTGACGTCGGCGCCGGTGGCGCCCTTGCGGTAGTTGACCTGGGCCTCGCGGCCCCGGTGCGGCGGATGGTGGTGGGTCATGCGAACTCCCGCGCCAGCGCGGCTTGCAGCGCGAGGGCATTATGGGCCGCGGCGCTCGCCGCCGTGTTGTCGAAGATGCACCACAGCTCGCGCCCGGCGCGCAATTCCATCGCGATGCGATGCGCCAG carries:
- a CDS encoding amidohydrolase, whose translation is MRPLAAAVFMLACAAHAADYAGPLFDAHLHYNVEAAQGPHPIPDAVGRMQRSGVRAIVANSRPNDGTHALAASPLVKQAGVTVVPFVRLYRNRADYDNWFRDESIYAMVQSELARGTAAGPFRGIGEFHLYDSANANGPVARKLMQLAEEKNLAVLAHVDDTAIDLLMAHTPSRGQKARVIWAHTGISGPAAARVEQLLAKYPLLMGELSYRPGLTCDAAKLCADWRALMLKYPDRFVIGSDTWVNGRWESYEDLMRGYRAWLGELPPEVARRIAWDNGAQLFGVK
- a CDS encoding DUF1003 domain-containing protein; this encodes MTHHHPPHRGREAQVNYRKGATGADVTRENIEAMRRLEEAQMASRTTADRIASAIARFCGSMTFVWIHVVLFAAWIGYNALPWFHAFDPYPFTFLTLVVSLEAIFLSTFILISQNYELRITERRNQLDLQINLLAEQENTKMLQVLEQIAKKVGASVDDDPQIRALEEATRPEALVKQIEEAYGERRKDS